In Candidatus Methylomirabilota bacterium, the genomic window CGGGTGGCCCAGCTTCTGGGCCCCTCTAGCGCCCGGGCAGATCAACACCGTGGGGGATACCGAGTTGTTGATGCGGCGCACCGAGGTACGGTGCAGCCGGTGCGACGCGCACCTGGGCCATATCTTCCACGACGGTCCACCGCCGACCCACCTGCGCTACTGCATCAATTCTGCCGCGTTAAGACTGATCAAGCGATAGCGTTGCGCGAACGAGGTTCGCACGGGGCGCTCAGCAGCGCTATTGCTGGGGCTGGCCCTCCTGCGGGCGTGCGATGAGCGCGGGCGACACCACCGTCCGTCCCGGTTCAAAAGGATAGCGTGGGCTCAAGATCGGTTTATAATCAGCCGGGATCGGGAACGG contains:
- the msrB gene encoding peptide-methionine (R)-S-oxide reductase MsrB; the encoded protein is MQDKLHKTDEEWKARLTPEQFYVCRQKGTERPFSGEYYDCKEDGIYQCVCCGNELFGSETKFNSGTGWPSFWAPLAPGQINTVGDTELLMRRTEVRCSRCDAHLGHIFHDGPPPTHLRYCINSAALRLIKR